From a region of the Methanoculleus receptaculi genome:
- a CDS encoding CPBP family intramembrane glutamic endopeptidase: MFQEFCRRRTPELLIALFGLIFVAAAFGEVEGEAGVFLASALDVALFVILAMLVHLAATRHPAYRRAAIIWLFAVVAGLAAVTASLGAVAILPEEVDPDLFDPELAAAVALLLLGVFVAGLLSLVGLSRRFRVWLAGYLPFDPDSLLHTVALVVILAMILIPPIPLLVTGVPPFLSEQFLGLLLESGDLLANTVTLDVYTLFWTLVGSFFIAGAFVRRTGRETLERLGLVRPTGRQVVLAVVAALALVAAFHFIDLALAMLMGWLGIPVTDEDAVNLLFAGALTLPGVIMASVAAGFGEEVSIRGLLQPRFGILLPAILFASLHAFQYTWDGLVSVFFAGIIFAYIRRYTNTTTSAITHTVYDLVLFSMLLAGISV; encoded by the coding sequence ATGTTCCAGGAGTTCTGCCGCCGTCGCACCCCTGAACTGCTGATCGCCCTCTTCGGGCTCATCTTCGTGGCTGCAGCGTTCGGGGAGGTTGAAGGTGAGGCAGGAGTGTTCCTCGCCTCGGCACTCGATGTGGCGCTATTTGTCATCCTTGCAATGCTCGTCCATCTCGCAGCGACCCGGCACCCGGCCTACCGCCGGGCTGCCATCATCTGGCTTTTTGCCGTGGTTGCCGGGCTTGCTGCCGTCACGGCCAGTCTTGGAGCGGTTGCCATCCTTCCGGAGGAGGTCGATCCCGACCTATTCGACCCTGAACTTGCCGCCGCGGTTGCCCTTCTCCTCCTGGGCGTTTTTGTTGCCGGGCTTTTGAGCCTCGTCGGGCTCTCGCGCCGGTTCCGGGTCTGGCTTGCAGGCTACCTGCCGTTCGACCCGGACTCGCTCCTCCATACGGTCGCGCTCGTCGTCATCCTCGCCATGATCCTCATCCCGCCCATACCGCTCCTTGTCACGGGGGTTCCGCCCTTCCTCTCGGAGCAGTTCCTCGGCCTCCTGCTTGAGTCCGGGGATCTGCTCGCGAACACCGTCACGCTGGATGTCTATACCCTCTTCTGGACGCTTGTTGGTTCGTTCTTCATAGCGGGAGCGTTTGTCCGGCGGACGGGGCGCGAAACCCTGGAGCGGCTCGGACTCGTCCGCCCGACGGGGCGGCAGGTCGTTCTTGCCGTCGTCGCGGCTCTCGCGCTCGTCGCCGCCTTCCACTTCATTGACCTGGCGCTTGCCATGCTTATGGGCTGGCTCGGCATCCCGGTCACCGACGAGGATGCCGTCAACCTGCTCTTTGCCGGCGCGCTCACGCTCCCCGGGGTCATCATGGCATCCGTCGCGGCGGGATTCGGCGAGGAGGTGAGCATCCGCGGGCTGCTCCAGCCACGGTTCGGCATCCTCCTCCCGGCGATCCTGTTTGCGTCGCTCCACGCCTTCCAGTACACCTGGGACGGCCTCGTCTCGGTCTTCTTTGCGGGGATTATATTCGCCTATATCCGGCGGTATACGAACACAACGACGTCGGCGATCACGCACACCGTCTACGACCTGGTGCTCTTCTCGATGCTGCTGGCCGGGATCTCGGTATGA
- a CDS encoding energy-coupling factor ABC transporter permease — protein MHIMEGFLPSPWWEIWFLVSLPFIVFGVYQLNRLVKERRETLPLLAVAGAFVFVLSSLKLPSFTGSCSHPTGTGLGAVLFGPCITGVLGLIVLVFQAVFLAHGGITTLGANVFSMGIAGPVVAWLVYKAGTRAGANTYATVFAAAALADLFTYVVTSVQLALAFPGTTGFVGAFTAFAAIFAVTQVPLAIIEGAIIALVFKYIVHLKPEILIRLNLLPESTIQKLKEAAA, from the coding sequence ATGCACATAATGGAAGGATTCTTGCCCAGTCCCTGGTGGGAGATCTGGTTCCTTGTCTCCCTGCCCTTCATAGTCTTTGGAGTATACCAGTTAAACCGGCTTGTAAAAGAGAGGCGCGAGACGCTGCCGCTCCTTGCGGTTGCAGGTGCCTTTGTCTTTGTCCTCTCCTCGCTCAAACTCCCCTCGTTCACCGGGAGTTGCTCCCACCCCACCGGAACGGGGCTTGGGGCCGTCCTCTTCGGCCCCTGCATCACAGGTGTTCTCGGGCTGATCGTCCTAGTTTTTCAGGCGGTCTTCCTGGCGCACGGCGGGATAACCACCCTCGGGGCAAACGTATTCTCGATGGGGATCGCCGGTCCGGTCGTTGCCTGGCTGGTCTACAAGGCAGGGACGCGGGCGGGCGCGAACACCTACGCCACGGTCTTTGCCGCTGCAGCGCTTGCGGATCTCTTCACATACGTCGTCACATCCGTCCAGCTTGCACTTGCGTTCCCTGGCACCACTGGGTTCGTTGGAGCGTTCACGGCATTTGCAGCGATATTTGCCGTTACACAGGTGCCGCTTGCCATCATCGAGGGTGCAATCATAGCCCTGGTCTTTAAGTACATAGTCCACCTCAAACCCGAGATCCTGATCCGCCTGAACCTCCTTCCCGAGAGCACCATCCAGAAACTGAAGGAGGCTGCCGCATGA
- a CDS encoding MFS transporter, producing MRAGELRCLRERIAASPDAILVMVVLVIFMDMMIYGLLIPIFPQYASSLSVEESVIGVIFGLYAAMLLVFSIPMGLLSDRLGRRPLIVVGMLLLALATALFGLSNTVLHLAAARTVQGISAAATWSAGLALIADTCDPARLGEKMGIALSSVGLGTVLGPVAGGLLFEYAGHTATFILPAILAAVIGLIVLAVPVQTCRRESPYLLPRGALPCLAVCAAVIVAVSGTYGVIDPYLPVHLYAAFSASPGMIGGMFAVLAAAAIIVQPATGRVYDRCGGSRYLIPGGLVLAGAAILAAVEAETVLLTAVSVFTLGVGLGSALVPVMPILAEIYRSHGSQGAAYGIYNTFYSAGLSAGPFAGAVILAKWALPTLFLLLAVILAATGVLCWSAIGRAGWR from the coding sequence TTGAGAGCCGGTGAACTGCGGTGTCTGCGTGAGCGCATCGCCGCGTCGCCTGACGCGATCCTGGTGATGGTCGTGCTCGTCATCTTCATGGACATGATGATCTACGGCCTCCTGATCCCGATCTTCCCGCAGTATGCCTCGAGCCTCAGCGTGGAGGAATCGGTCATCGGGGTCATATTCGGGCTGTACGCTGCCATGCTTCTTGTATTCTCCATACCGATGGGGCTCCTTTCCGATCGGCTGGGGCGCCGACCGCTCATAGTCGTAGGGATGCTCCTCCTTGCTCTTGCAACAGCCCTCTTTGGGCTCTCCAACACGGTTCTGCACCTGGCCGCCGCCAGGACTGTCCAGGGCATATCGGCGGCGGCGACCTGGTCTGCAGGGCTTGCGCTCATCGCCGATACATGCGATCCCGCCAGGCTCGGGGAGAAGATGGGGATCGCGTTGTCGTCGGTCGGGCTCGGCACGGTTCTTGGGCCGGTCGCCGGCGGGCTGCTGTTTGAGTATGCCGGCCACACCGCGACCTTCATACTCCCGGCGATCCTGGCGGCGGTCATCGGTCTCATCGTCCTTGCGGTCCCGGTGCAGACGTGCCGGCGAGAGAGCCCATACCTCCTCCCGCGGGGCGCGCTCCCCTGCCTCGCGGTCTGTGCGGCAGTGATCGTCGCGGTCTCCGGGACATACGGCGTGATCGACCCCTACCTCCCCGTCCACCTCTATGCAGCCTTTTCCGCCTCGCCGGGAATGATCGGGGGCATGTTTGCGGTTCTGGCGGCCGCGGCCATAATCGTCCAGCCAGCCACAGGCCGGGTCTATGACCGCTGCGGCGGGAGCCGCTACCTTATACCCGGCGGGCTCGTCCTTGCCGGGGCCGCGATCCTGGCTGCCGTGGAGGCGGAGACCGTCCTCCTCACCGCCGTTTCGGTCTTCACGCTGGGGGTCGGGCTTGGCTCTGCCCTGGTGCCGGTGATGCCGATCCTGGCAGAGATCTACCGCAGCCACGGTTCGCAGGGCGCCGCCTACGGCATATACAACACTTTCTACTCTGCGGGGCTCTCTGCGGGGCCGTTTGCAGGGGCGGTGATCCTGGCGAAGTGGGCCTTACCGACTCTATTCCTGCTGCTGGCAGTTATCCTCGCGGCTACAGGGGTCTTATGCTGGTCAGCCATCGGGAGAGCCGGCTGGCGCTGA
- a CDS encoding energy-coupling factor ABC transporter substrate-binding protein, with the protein MKHGMEIAVAAIIIIFACVFLFQDSAGDKSWEGADGEAAELIEASGYEPWIEPFWEPPSGEIESLLFALQAAIGAVIIGYVFGYWQAGKKTA; encoded by the coding sequence ATGAAGCACGGCATGGAGATCGCGGTCGCCGCTATAATAATCATATTTGCCTGCGTATTCCTGTTTCAGGACTCTGCCGGCGATAAATCCTGGGAAGGGGCTGACGGCGAGGCCGCAGAACTCATCGAGGCCTCGGGTTACGAGCCCTGGATTGAGCCGTTCTGGGAGCCGCCGAGCGGCGAGATCGAGTCGCTCCTCTTTGCCCTGCAGGCCGCCATCGGCGCGGTGATCATAGGTTACGTCTTCGGATACTGGCAGGCCGGCAAGAAGACCGCCTGA
- a CDS encoding cobyrinate a,c-diamide synthase, with translation MHRIPRIVLAGTHSGCGKTTIASGLMAALAARGLAVQPFKVGPDFIDPTHHSAICGRPSRNLDPFMMGEAGVRETFIRGSAGAGIALIEGVMGLYDGLEGTDIASTAHVAKILDAPVILVVDAGGASRSVHAMVRGYAGFDPEVRVAGVIINRIGSPRHLAMIEETESLPIYGAVPRRNDLAVESRHLGLAMAAETGMMARYGAVVEETCDLDAIIGLAASAPPLTDPGMAMPRQETRVRIGVADDAAFCFYYADNLERLARAGADLAFFSPMADRLPEVDALYLGGGYPELHAGALSSSRCREDLRRAVDDGMPVYAECGGLLYLSERLTTDGADYPMAGILPATAEMTGRIQALGYVEARVAGGAPVLAPGSLFRGHEFHYSRLECARDARFALELSRGRGIDEGRDGLAAGSAVGQYTHAYFTDEFAQTLVKAAARFRRS, from the coding sequence ATGCACCGGATTCCACGCATCGTTCTCGCAGGAACCCACAGCGGCTGCGGTAAGACCACGATTGCAAGCGGGCTGATGGCAGCACTCGCGGCCAGGGGGCTCGCTGTCCAGCCATTCAAGGTGGGCCCGGACTTCATCGACCCCACGCACCACTCGGCCATCTGCGGCCGGCCGTCCCGCAACCTCGACCCATTCATGATGGGTGAGGCGGGGGTGCGTGAGACGTTTATCAGGGGATCCGCCGGCGCCGGGATCGCTCTCATCGAGGGGGTGATGGGGCTCTACGACGGTCTCGAAGGGACGGATATCGCGAGCACGGCGCACGTTGCAAAGATCCTGGACGCCCCGGTCATCCTGGTGGTGGATGCGGGGGGTGCGTCACGAAGCGTCCATGCCATGGTCAGGGGCTACGCGGGGTTCGACCCTGAGGTCAGGGTCGCCGGGGTCATAATCAACCGGATCGGGAGCCCCCGCCACCTTGCCATGATCGAGGAGACAGAGAGCCTCCCGATATACGGGGCGGTGCCGCGGCGAAACGATCTCGCGGTCGAGAGCCGGCACCTCGGGCTTGCGATGGCGGCCGAGACCGGGATGATGGCGCGATACGGCGCGGTGGTGGAGGAGACCTGCGATCTCGATGCGATCATCGGCCTGGCCGCCTCAGCCCCGCCGCTCACTGACCCGGGAATGGCGATGCCCCGCCAGGAGACCCGGGTGCGGATCGGTGTTGCTGACGATGCGGCGTTCTGCTTCTACTACGCCGATAACCTGGAGAGACTTGCCCGGGCGGGTGCGGATCTGGCATTCTTCTCGCCGATGGCCGACCGTCTGCCTGAGGTGGACGCCCTCTACCTCGGCGGCGGCTACCCCGAACTGCACGCGGGGGCTCTCTCCTCGTCCAGGTGCCGGGAAGATCTCCGCCGGGCGGTCGATGACGGGATGCCCGTATACGCGGAGTGCGGCGGGCTCTTATACCTCAGCGAACGGCTCACCACCGACGGGGCTGATTACCCGATGGCGGGCATCCTCCCGGCAACCGCGGAGATGACCGGGCGCATCCAGGCTCTCGGGTATGTGGAGGCCAGGGTTGCCGGCGGGGCACCGGTGCTTGCGCCTGGCTCCCTCTTCCGGGGCCACGAGTTTCATTACTCGCGCCTGGAGTGCGCCCGCGACGCAAGGTTCGCACTGGAACTCAGCCGCGGCCGCGGGATCGACGAGGGGAGGGACGGGCTCGCCGCCGGCAGCGCGGTCGGGCAGTACACCCACGCCTACTTCACGGACGAGTTTGCGCAGACGCTTGTTAAAGCCGCTGCCAGGTTCAGGCGGTCTTAG